GTTAATGGGCAAGGGATGGTTGTCTCGTTTGCCTAAAAAACCTGATTCACTTGAAACACTTTCCCATACAAGTTCATCCTATACCAAAATTATGTGAGATATAAAAACAAATTAAGTTTTAATATCTACCTAGATATTAGGTATAAGATACTGTTTAATTTTATTAAACTTAAACACTTTACCTGACAAAAAGGTCTCAAACATACTAGTGACTTCTTTAAAGCTTGATAGGCGATGAAAATTCTTTCTGACCCAATTCTTACCTTGAAGCCAAATATCCTCGACTGGATTTTGCTCTGGGGCATTAGGTGCAAATCTTAATAAACGGACTTTCCATTCTGATTCTGGAAGTCCCCCATTTAATTTCTCTAAATAAGTTCTTAAACCTTCAGAACGATGATAACTTGCACCATCCCAAATAATCACATGACGGGCTTCTTTATATCTGTAAATGAGCCAGTTAATAAAGTCTATCGTATATTTTGTATCAGCTTTCTTTGCCCTATCTAAAATAAATTCTCCCGTATAAATATTCACCGCTCCATACCACGTTTGAGAAGTGCGATAATTACTCATCTTTATTGACGTTCTTTCTCCTTTTTTCGACCAAACATAACCACAAATATCTCCCCACAACTGATGGCTTTCGTCTTGCATCCAGTACATTACCTCTCCACTTTCTATCTGTTCACGCTCCTTATCTATTAAATCCTTAATCTCTTTTTTTTTAGCTTCCACTTTTACCTCATCTTTTGCCGAATTCTCTTTGTGTGTCTTCTTATAACTTAAATTCGCTTCTTCTAATAATTTAGTATAAGAAG
This is a stretch of genomic DNA from Thioflexithrix psekupsensis. It encodes these proteins:
- a CDS encoding IS630 family transposase — its product is MNKRYEDLEELMSTGEAREVKRAMAVRMSLLGFVRAEAALACCVSVQFVDKWKAIYLASGVEGLKLAYKGSPGYLKPREREDVINWIQEKKTITIEELKRYLKEEYDVFYSSNTSYTKLLEEANLSYKKTHKENSAKDEVKVEAKKKEIKDLIDKEREQIESGEVMYWMQDESHQLWGDICGYVWSKKGERTSIKMSNYRTSQTWYGAVNIYTGEFILDRAKKADTKYTIDFINWLIYRYKEARHVIIWDGASYHRSEGLRTYLEKLNGGLPESEWKVRLLRFAPNAPEQNPVEDIWLQGKNWVRKNFHRLSSFKEVTSMFETFLSGKVFKFNKIKQYLIPNI